The Lathamus discolor isolate bLatDis1 chromosome 18, bLatDis1.hap1, whole genome shotgun sequence region TGAGCATTAGCTGGGATGAATAATTAACAATAATTTCATGGCAAATGCGCTCGGAAGTAACGTGAGCATTGAACACGCAGCTCGAGCTGTTGCTGGATTCGCTTTATTTAGAAGGGgtgattattattttcttccatggGCATTTGCTGTCTCTGCTGGGAAGGACGTGGGACGGGGCTGCCATCGCCGCGTCCTTTTGGACCAGGGCGCTCTTGGTCGTTGCCACTTTGCAGCGCGCCTGACCCAGTGAACCAGCTGCCTCTGGAAAGGCTCacggggcagagctgggctcctTCCTACAGCCAGCCTGGATGTGCTGAAGGAGGATGCtgagggcaggcagggctgcagcatccGGATGGGAGGACAGGGACCGGACCAGCTGCCCCACAAGGGAGGATCCCTGGGGCTCTCGGGCACGCTGGCACCAGTGAGGTTGGAGACACGAAACAGAGGTGGATTCCTTCCATCTCTTTTCAAGTGAAGCTGTGCTGATCTCTGCCTTCCTTCTGTCCACTCTCACTGCTGTGcttgctggtttgggttgaagggaccttaaagcccacccagctccaacccctgccacgggcagggaccccttccactggagcagcttgctccaagcccctgtgtccaacctggccttgggcactgccacaAGAAAACTTTCTCTGTTAAAGCCTTTAACATCTGAGGGTAGAAGCTGTTCTCTGTGCAAACCATTGCCTCTGGTtcagagagctggggctgggctgcttGTTTTCAAGCCTGCTCTTGATCAAGCCTGTCCTCAATTAGCAAAACCCCGAGGTGTTCCCCGGCTGCAAGCGCTGATCGCAGCAGAGGTGAGACCAGAGCAGCCACCCTGCCCGCCTGCCCTGCTTCTGCACATCAGagtggcagcaggagctgctgcccgTTGTGAGAGACCTGATGAACCAGTTGCATTTGTTGTTGCGCTGCTTTATCTCACTCCGAGCGAGCATTGCAGCCACCCTGCAAAGCTCCGGGTGTCTTGCACCATCCAGGCTTGGGATCAGCGGTGGCTGGCGGGACCAACAGGGggatttggtttctttttggtgtgtttctgtgctctgcaccaaGGGGAGCTGAGGTTGCCCCGCTTGGTGCTGCGGAATTGTGGGGCTGGAGGATGCACAACAGTAGGTTAAGAGGCAGGATTGGTGTCGGATGTCACGGTAAAAGCTCCGTATTTCCCAGACTTTGCATCATTACACGGATGGAAAATGCTTGTGGGGTGCCCAGAAGGCCCCCGGAATTGGGGGAGAGGGGATTTAAACCAAAACTGCCCCTAACTCCAGCCCAGCCAGGGATGTGGAGCGGTTCATGTGTGCAGCGGCGCAGGCCGGGGGTAGCCCATCCTTCTGAGCAGGGCCGCCTTTGTTCCCTGCCTGAGAGCTTCCTGCCTGGTTGGAGGGAATTCCAACCCCCTCTTTGCTGCAACCGCAGAGAAACCGATTCGAGTCCAGGGTGCCGGCTCCCAGGCTCCCCTGACTCCCATGACCCAGCACTTGCTGGGGAGGTCTCCTCCCTGGGGATGTGGCCCTGGAGCGGGATGGatgggatgctgctggcaggcagggaaCTGGAGATAAAGGCAGGGCTGGCTCCCGGCCCCCGGCAGTGGCTGCCCCCCGGGGTGCCCCATTTAAGACCCTTTTAAAGAGACTCTGAGGCTTTCCTGCTGGTTTGGCAGCCGCCTGCTGCCTGCTTGGGGTTTCCTTTATGGAGGACCCAAGGCCAGGCCACGGGAAGTCACCGGGTGTTTTAGGGATCACATCCAGCACCGAAGCCTTTCACCCATCACCCACCGGGGTGGAGCAAGGTGCTGTACCCTGCTCACAGACCCAAAGCTCCTCTGAGTGCTCCTTGGTGCTGAGAGCTGCTGAACCACGCTGGCACCTTGCCCCTGTGCCCACGCCGGATCACTCATCAGAGGGGTGGTGCAGGAGGCACCGGGACTTGCCCCTTGCTGGGACGCCCAAATCCCCTGCTCAGCACTGCAAAACGCCGCAAAACAGCGGGTGTTTCCATTCCCCACCCTGCTGCCTTAGGGAAACTCCTCTGCCCATGCCAGGGCGCCTGAACTTTCTCCCCATGGCCCCGTGGCCTCTCACGAAACGCCAGCATCGGAGCCCAGAGGCAGCTGGAGGCACCCGGCCCCGCTCTTCACCTGATCGTTACAggggcagggagctgctgcgCCGCAAGCAGCCGGACCTGCCGATGCCTCTCCGTGTCCTCCCTCTCCCCtgggttttcagctccaaagcCGCAGCCCCCAGATTCCTGCCGCCCGCTCCGGTCCTCTGCAGCATAGCTCGAATTCCTGATGCTGCCGATAGGACCGGGCCGGGGCACTCGGGGGCAGGGGAGGTTCCTGGCTCCCGGCTCCGGAGCTCCCATTAAgggtccctgcctgccccctcCTCCGGGCTCGCCCTGCTCCGCACCCACGTTCCCGGGAGCGTTGGCTTTGGGTCTCTCGGGCTCCCCTTGCTGCGGCCTCTCCCTGCTGCCGTGCCCCTCACGCGTTTTGTGCCCTCCTGGAGCCCAGGAGCTGCCGGGAGAGCGGCTCCTTGTGTGCCGCGAGTGCGGGGAGCGAAGCCCTCAGGGCAGCGAGCACCCGGCGGGGCTCTTCAAGCGCGTCCCCATGGGATGGGTGGCCCCGGTGCAGCACCGGGGAAAGCCCCGTGAGTGCTTGGCCGGGTGAACCAAGCAAGAGGAAACACTCCCGGCCGGGCCACGGGGGCAGGAGATGGGGCTGTCACAGGGGAGACGGGATCTCCCCTGTAGGGGCACATCCCAGGTCCCATGAGGATgtggcaggaggcagggtgCTGCGGGGTGGGAGCGCTGCTTCCAAGGGCTGGCACCCGTTCTGTGCCACGGTTCGGGAGGGGTGTACTCCAGGACACCCCGGTGCCAGCGGGGCGGTGGCTGCAGGTTGCTGTAGGTTGGAGATACCGATGAGCTGTTGCAAAACTATTACTAAGGCAAAAGTAATGCATGAAGTGGGTTGGGATTGTGTAATCTGTGGTTCTTAGCAGTGGGCGCTGGCTGACTGCAGCTGGGGGATTGCTCTGAGCCCCGGCTTGGCCCCCGGCTGCCCTGCTCTTGCCCAGGGTTCGCTGCGCCCAGAGCCACCCATGCAGGGGGCTGAGCATCAcctgggcaggagctgctggtgtcGCTTGTGGAGGAATCCGGCTCCGTCGCTCTCGCTGCAGGATTTGACCCGCCTTTATTGTTCAACCTGaacgtgtgtgtgcatgtgcgcAGACAAGAGCCTCTCCGGGAGCTGTTTGCCAGACTCACCCAGTTACTGGGAACAGAACAAACCACCCTTCCCTGCCCGCACCTCAGCGCCGCGGACACAACGTGGGCACGCAGGAGGGCTGCAGACAGCGCAGACGGGAAAGAGCTCCCCTACTCCGATCCCGGATCCGACCACCTCCCTCTGGCCCTTTGCCGGCCAGGCAGGTACCTCCAGGGTGCTCACAGGGACCGCAGGatgtggggtgcagggggacAGATCCCATGGTGCTAACGGGGTGCCTGTGGGAGCTGTGTTAcggctggggctgctgtgcctgcagggACCCCAGTATTGCACAGTGCCCATCGGGACTCTACCGACAGTGCTGGGGCCCCTGCTCTGTGGGGCTGCACACTCGGGTGAGGGGGCGAGGCAGGGGGATGGCATGGCCCGAGGAGCAGGAATGGCCACCCCAGGCCTCGCTCCTCTGTCCCACCGTTGTCCCCAAGGCACTGGGAAGGGCTGAGCCCCCCTAAAGGTGCTGCGCTCGCCccccaggcaggagctgggtgctTTCAGCCCCACACCCTGCACCCACGCGGGGCAGGACCCGGTACCCAGTGGTGACACAGGGGGCTGGCACGCCAGGggctggtggtggtgctgggctCCCCGGGAGGCAAATCAGTGCTGCCCACAGAGCCCAGCACACCGGGAGCGCTGTCCCTGCTCCGTGTGCTCCGTGGGGCACACAGCACGCACCGGCATGGGGCTGGGCACGGAGCTCCCAGCCCCTTCTTGCCCTGCCACGGGTCCAtggctggagctggtgctggacTGAGCCAGACGCATGGGTACCGGGCAGATGGGTGCTGCATATCACGGGTGGCACTAGGAACGGGCATGGGGGAATTGGCTGGCGATGGGGCATTCaccctggggctgtgcagggacTCTGCGCttcagccaggagcagcagcttttgGCTGAGGAGGGGAAAGCAGGGGCTCCCGGGCAGTGCTCCAGGCTCtgttccttccctgcagccccaggactCCCCGGACGAGAGGACCGTGATCACCCCTGTGCCATCGCACCCCGGCCATGCCCCGCGCTGGGCACTGCCCCGCACACAGCCCCCGGTGAGCCAGGAAGGAGCCTGAGCCCCCTCCAGGTACGACTCGGGGGGCACCGGGTGGGCAATGGGCAGCGGCTCCTTGGAGTGGGAattctactgtgagggtgctgaggcgctggcacagggtgcccagagaagctgtggctgccccatccctggcagtgctcaaggccaggttggacacaggggcttggagcaagctgctccagtggaaggggtccctgcccgtggcaggggttggggctggaggagctttgaggtcctttcaacccaaaccattgcatggttctatgattctgtgtgagCACCCGGTGCTGCTTGACCTGAGTAGCTGGGACGGAAGGAATCAGCGCTTGGGGTTGAACGAAGCTTTTGATCTGGTGGTGTCTGGGACGTGTTCCCACTGGAAGCATTTGCCAGCCCCGGTGCCACCTCCCGGGCCCTGGCCTCaacttgctctgctctgctctgctcttcccccCGGCACTGCAAACCCCCCGTGCTCGTGTCAGTGGCAGCGGGGGTTCCTCAGCCCCTCAGAAGCGGGGTCAGACCCAGCCTGGCTGTGACGCCCTGTGCCGGGGGAGGCCCCTTTACAGCACAGCGAGGAGCTGCCAGCTCACCCCTGGCTGAAGCGCACCCGGGTCCATCAATCCGGGCAGCAGCAGCGCTCCGGGTCCGGGTTAAAGCCTTGCACCGGCGCAgccccaggctgagctgtggaGCTGGTTTGGCCGGCGCAGGGCCCCGGGGCCGCTGGCAGTGCTGCCGGGGCAGGGACGTGCTGGTGACACACTGGTGACATGCATGGACTCTCGCTTTCAGCAGCCCCATTCTCATCCATGCATGGCTGCCTCGGGCATCACCTGCGGCAGCAAACACGGGTCCCTGGTGTCTCCCagcatcccagctctgcagcgGCCGCTGCCCCTTCGGCTCTTGGTGTTAGCAAAGCATGGCGGCTGGTTTGTCCCGTTTCACCCACGGAGAAACTGAGGCTCAGGGAAGGCTGGGGCCAGCTGGGATCCCACGGGATCTCCATAATGGTAAAGGGCCGCATCCATCCGCACAGTGTGCTGGTGCCGGGTGTGCAGGGGAGTGTGCTGGGGTGCGTTGCTGGTCTGGTGCTGCACCCATGGGGAGccagctcagccctgcccctgccaggGCGGGTTTCCAGGGGGCTCCCGCTGCCCCCCATCCTTCCCCCCATGGAAGGGGAGCGTGAAGCAACCACTGACCCTGTGCCTCAGTGCTGGGAAGCCGAAGGGGGCTGGCAGGGCACTGGGGTCCATCCCGGTGGGCACCAGCACACGCGCCTGCAGGCAGTGGGGGCGAAGGAAGACGCGGCTGGGGATGGAAATGTGCTGCAGGGCCCCCTCCCACGCTGTGCCAAGGGACCTGGTGTACACACACACCTTGGCTTTGCTGGAATGCCAGGCTCCCCCCGCCTGCTGCCCGGGCACGGCCTCTCCCTGTTGACCCTGGCCTGCTCCATGGAGCACGCTGCCAGTTTACACCATCACACGCagtcaggctggatgtggtgaCAGGCGCTTGGCCGCGTGGCTCATCCCTTACGGCAAAGGCTCTGTCAGACGGAAGTGCAGGGAGGCTGAGTCACCTCCATCACCAGAGGAGTGTGGGGACGGGCTCCATTGTCTGCGGGTGGGATTGTCCCCACATCccaaacccaggacagaacCTGGGGGCATTGTGGAATGAAGCGCAGCAAACAATGAGGTGCCCCCATTGCTCTTCACTGCTTCTGCTGCGGTTTCTCCAGGTTGGGTGACTCTGGTCTCCATCAGCCACCATGGATTGGAAGACGCTGCAGGCGCTGCTCAGTGGGGTCAACAAGTACTCCACAGCCTTCGGCCGCATCTGGCTCTCCGTGGTCTTTGTTTTCCGCGTGCTGGTCTACGTGGTGGCTGCCGAGCGCGTGTGGGGAGACGAGCAGAAGGACTTTGACTGCAACACGCGGCAGCCCGGCTGCACCAACGTCTGCTATGACCACTTCTTCCCCATCTCCCACATCCGCCTCTGGGCCCTGCAGCTCATCTTTGTCACTTGTCCTTCCCTCCTGGTCATCATGCACGTGGCCTACAGGGAGGACCGCGAGAAGAAGAACCGGGAGAAGAATGGGGAGGACTGCCCCAAGCTCTACAGCAACACGGGCAAGAAGCACGGCGGGCTGTGGTGGACCTACCTGCTCAGCCTCTTCTTCAAGCTGATCATAGAGATCCTGTTCCTCTACCTCCTGCACAAGATGTGGGACAGCTTCGACTTGCCACGGCTGGTCAAGTGCTCCAACGTGGACCCCTGCCCCAACATCGTGGACTGCTACATCGCTCGGCCGACCGAGAAGAGGGTCTTCACTTACTTCATGGTCGGAGCTTCCTCCATCTGCATCGTCCTCACCGTCTGTGAGATCTTCTACCTCATCTTCAAGCGGGTCGTGCGGCGTGCGCGGAGGTGGAAGAAGTCCACCAAGCGCTCGGTCAGCTACAGCAAGGCCTCCACGTGCCGGTGCCACCTCAAGAATGAGGAGAAGGACAAGTCCCAGACGAGGTGCGTGACCGCCCTGcggggctcagctcccagcctcGCTGCTGTCTGACGGGctgctggcagggcaggagggagggacgGGTGTGCAGGGATGGCAGGACCTCAGTGGCTGTAAGGGGAGGGGGACGCAGCCATGGGGAAGCTCCTGTTTGGGACTATGGGCACGTTCCggctgtgccagcagcaccgTGAGGTTGGTGCTGGCTGCCCATGGGCATGCCTGAGGCTGTCTGTTCTTCCCGCAGAGGAGAGGAGCTGTGAGCAAGCCCATCCCAGCCGCCTCCCCTCCCCGTGGCCCAGATGCTTTTCAAGCCTCCAAGTCCCTGAACCCTCAAGGTGCAAGAAATGACTGAACCCAACGACTGAAGTCCCCCAAGAGAGGCCCTTGTGTGGCTGAGCAGACGCAGGTAAGGCGAGGGCAgccctggagctgggctggctgcTCGCGGTGGTGCCACGGGGCTTGGACATCACAGCAGTGCCctaaagagatgctgagctcAGCGCCGTGGCCAGAGCCCTCTTCATGCGCCAGAGGAGTCACGGAGGAGCAGGGCTTGCTTGGCCCCATTTGCCCAGTTGGCCAGTACTGGGGCAGGACACCAGGCCCCTTTGCTCATGCAGGCACCATGCTGGTGTCCTACCCAGATGCCCtcgctggctctgctgcttccctcagTGCCTTTGCATCCCCCTCACCTTGGACGGGTGTCACACGCAGCATGAGCTGTGGATCCAAAAGGCCAATAAATGTGTTGTCTGTGGACACTGGGATCTGCTTTGATCGCTGTTAACTGGGGGGATCGGTGAGGGCAGAAGAAAACGGATTTGCAGAGGTTCCCCAGGAGACCGCAGCTGggccccccccccactcccacccGTGCCAGTGTGGGCTGAGCCCTGTCACCAGTGTGCCCAGTGTCCATCCTTGCCTCCTCCCGGCATGTCACGCGTCGTTAAACTCAATTCACCCAGAACCGCACGCTGGTCCCCAAGGAAATCAAGGCGGGATCAGCATCAATTATTTACTAAACCTTGATGAATATTACAATAAATAGCAATGCTTTCTGTTTAATCTCTCCTTAAGCAGCAGGGTCTGCTGGTGCCCGGTCAGCcgtgtttccagctctgctcatgGCCCCAGCGCCGTGAGTGGTTTTGGAACAGCCCCTCAGAGGTGAACATTTCCACCCGTCGAGGGCTCGTGGGGCACAGAGCATCACTGAGGACAGGCACCAAGAGGGGCCATGCCACTTGGGCAGCCGCAGCCCAGGGGTGGCGGAGGGGAAGCGGCGTTCGCCGTGGGATGGCTGGATTCTGCAGCACCCTGGTGGCGTGGAGCAGCACATGGGCGTTCCTGAAGGGGGGCGGTTATTTTCTATGGAGTATCAGGACGCTGTTCCAGCCCTGGCACTGTCTGAGGAGGAAATGCCACGTCCTGGTGTGGGAGAGGTGGCAACTCCCACTTGTGTGTGCAGGCTGGCCTAGTTTCTGGGTCTAATAGCCCAAGTCCAAGCTCCCCACAGCCCGTGCCAAgccctctgcagctctgcaggacaCCGAGTGGGGGCATACACAGGGGTTTTGCACCCCCGAAGCCAGCAGGGCTGAAGCCTCTGTGTTAAACAGCAGCACTTGCCCCCTCGCTGCCCCACCTCCGTGTTACGGGGCCTCCGCACCCCCGCCGCGCCCCGTCGGAGCCCCGCGGCAGCGGAGCCCCGCTCCAGACCCGGGCAATGCCGGGCTCCGGCGGGGCTCCAGCACCACCCAGCGCCCGTCGCGCCGCACGGACCCGCTGCCGGAGCGGGCAGGGAGCGGAGCATCGCGGGCGCGCCCCGCCGCAAGCCCCGGGGCTGCGTCCCCCGGGCGGGGAGCGCCGGGGCCACTCGCGCAGGGCCCGTGCAGCGCCGCGGGTCCCTCTCCCGATGAGCGCtgccggggccgccgccgggGCCGAGCGGTCGGGAGCACGCGGGCTCCCCGCCGACCCCGGCCCCGACGGTCCCCGCCGCGCCGGGGGTCCCGAGCTCCGCGGACCCGCCCCGCGGGGGCCGCCCCCGGGGGGAGCGGGACGGGGCGGCCGCGCACACCTGGGCCCGGCGCTAAGCCCCGGCCCCCTGTTTCCTGCCCGCGCTCCTCCCCCGGCTCCCCCGGGCCCCGCACGGCCAGAGCCGCCCCGCAAACACCCAGCGCGGCCCGAGCCAGGCGGGACGTGCCCGGAGCGGCGGAGGTGAGTGCGCGGCGCCGGGGACCCCCTCGGGCACCGGGCACGGCCTGGGAGCGCTGTGCCTGGGGTACGCAGCGCTGCCCGGCGCCCCTTTAAGGGcgcagctgcctcctctgcacGCTTAATTGGCAGCGGTTAATTAGGAGCCGGGGCTGCGGCCGcttcccagctcccccagccggGCTGGGCTCGCTGCGGCCCGGGGGAGGCTGAGGGGCCCCGGAGCAGCAGCGGGGCTGTGCGGTGAGTGTGGTCCTGCGGGGCTCCCTGGGCGAGGGGGAGTGCGCTGGGGCTGCGGTGTCATTGCCCCATGGAAAGGGAGCCGCGTAGGGACTGAGCCTTCAGTTTGGGGTGAGCCCTGAATAGGCACTGGGGCGGCTGCTGTGGCCGGGGGTTTGCGGGTCCCCTCCTGCCgccctgctgctttctgccgTTTGGTAAAGCTGGGCTGTAAGAGAGGCAAATCTGCCCCCGCTGTGCCCcctctgtgggtgctgtgggcacCTGGGGCAGCCCCAGACCGAAAAGGCAATGAGCCCTTTGCTGTGCGATGTCCCCTGGGAGGCCAGGGCAGCCACAAACCACGGGCGCTGTGGgttgggtgctgctggaggaggtaAGTCCCTGAGCTGCCTCCTGTCCCCCAGCCCCATGTTTCCCTATTGGGCAGTGGGGTGCAGGAGGAGCACTCCTgagcccagctccatccctcgGGGGTGGGATGTTCCTCAGTGGGTTTGCTGGGCCCCTGTGCACAGAGTAGTGTCCTGAGGGGTTTAGGTGGCCCCATCTATGCTCTGCAGCATGGAAACAGAGCATTGACTTggctcctctcccctctccatCGGCAGAGGCACGAGGCACCATAGAAGATGGGTGACTGGGGTTTCCTGGAGAAACTGCTGGACCAAGTCCAGGAGCACTCGACCGTGATCGGGAAGATCTGGCTCACCGTGCTCTTCATCTTCCGCATCCTCATCCTGGGCTTGGCTGGGGAGTCTGTGTGGGGGGACGAGCAGTCGGATTTCGTGTGCAACACCAAGCAGCCCGGCTGCACCAACGTCTGCTATGACAAAGCCTTCCCCATCTCCCACATCCGCTACTGGGTGCTCCAGTTCCTCTTTGTCAGCACCCCAACCCTGGTGTACCTGGGCCACGTTGTCTATCTCTCACggaaggaggagaagctgaAGCAACAGGAGAGTGAGCTCCGGGCTGTCCACAGCAAGGACCCAAAGATCGAGCAGGCGCTGGCAGCCATAGAGAAGAAGATGTCCAAGATCTACGTGTCGGAGGATGGCAGGCTCAAGATCCGAGGGGCGCTGATGTGGACGTACATCACCAGTGTGATCTGCAAGAGCATCTTTGAGGCTGGCTTCCTTGTTGGTCAGTGGTACCTGTACGGCTTCTCCATGGTGCCCCGCTATGTGTGCAAGAGGGACCCCTGCCCGCATCAGGTGGACT contains the following coding sequences:
- the GJB3 gene encoding gap junction beta-3 protein isoform X1, translating into MDWKTLQALLSGVNKYSTAFGRIWLSVVFVFRVLVYVVAAERVWGDEQKDFDCNTRQPGCTNVCYDHFFPISHIRLWALQLIFVTCPSLLVIMHVAYREDREKKNREKNGEDCPKLYSNTGKKHGGLWWTYLLSLFFKLIIEILFLYLLHKMWDSFDLPRLVKCSNVDPCPNIVDCYIARPTEKRVFTYFMVGASSICIVLTVCEIFYLIFKRVVRRARRWKKSTKRSVSYSKASTCRCHLKNEEKDKSQTRCVTALRGSAPSLAAV
- the GJB3 gene encoding gap junction beta-3 protein isoform X2 codes for the protein MDWKTLQALLSGVNKYSTAFGRIWLSVVFVFRVLVYVVAAERVWGDEQKDFDCNTRQPGCTNVCYDHFFPISHIRLWALQLIFVTCPSLLVIMHVAYREDREKKNREKNGEDCPKLYSNTGKKHGGLWWTYLLSLFFKLIIEILFLYLLHKMWDSFDLPRLVKCSNVDPCPNIVDCYIARPTEKRVFTYFMVGASSICIVLTVCEIFYLIFKRVVRRARRWKKSTKRSVSYSKASTCRCHLKNEEKDKSQTRGEEL
- the GJA4 gene encoding gap junction alpha-4 protein, translating into MGDWGFLEKLLDQVQEHSTVIGKIWLTVLFIFRILILGLAGESVWGDEQSDFVCNTKQPGCTNVCYDKAFPISHIRYWVLQFLFVSTPTLVYLGHVVYLSRKEEKLKQQESELRAVHSKDPKIEQALAAIEKKMSKIYVSEDGRLKIRGALMWTYITSVICKSIFEAGFLVGQWYLYGFSMVPRYVCKRDPCPHQVDCFISRPTEKSIFIIFMLVMGLISLILNLLELFHLCCKNLLSNIKKVSDPAIPSRDAFASDMVSGAYPHKHYPFLPMAESHTPSYQAFNKLSSEQNWTNFHNEENLALGSSSRPLSDPYAPRAADAPIPEEKLCSRPGSSASKKQYV